The following are from one region of the Anabrus simplex isolate iqAnaSimp1 chromosome 8, ASM4041472v1, whole genome shotgun sequence genome:
- the LOC136879136 gene encoding exostosin-1, whose protein sequence is MQAKKRYLLVLLSCAFLAYCYFGGYRLKSERTRAPYENLPSYVDVNDQLYDRDLESSPHLRRTGGNVKWTSNNNQKCRMETCFDFSKCRGDFRVYIYPQAEESEAATILTPSPSYQKVLNVIQESRYYTSDPSQACLFVLAIDTLDRDTLSADYVRNVPARLQKLKLWNDGKNHVIFNLYSGTWPDYLEDNLGFDPGMAILAKASMSVMNFRPGFDVSIPLFHKNHPEKGGDPGFVTTNNFPVSKKYLLAFKGKRYVHGIGSETRNSLYHLHNEKDIVLVTTCRHGKSWKDLKDERCDEDNAEYDSYFSVRNLAQTSHQLKNRVIRELETSFMKKHH, encoded by the coding sequence ATGCAGGCCAAGAAACGCTATCTTTTGGTCTTACTATCATGTGCTTTTCTAGCTTATTGTTATTTTGGTGGATATAGACTGAAAAGTGAAAGAACTCGAGCACCTTACGAAAATTTGCCGTCATACGTAGATGTGAACGATCAGTTGTATGACCGTGATTTAGAATCCTCTCCACATCTTAGACGGACCGGTGGAAATGTCAAATGGACTAGCAATAATAATCAGAAGTGTCGTATGGAGACGTGTTTCGATTTTAGCAAATGTCGTGGTGATTTCAGAGTGTACATTTATCCTCAAGCTGAAGAATCAGAAGCTGCTACTATTCTAACCCCAAGTCCGTCATATCAAAAAGTGTTGAATGTGATTCAGGAGTCACGTTACTATACATCAGATCCTAGTCAAGCTTGTCTCTTTGTTTTAGCCATTGATACTTTAGATAGGGATACTCTCTCAGCTGATTATGTTCGTAATGTACCTGCACGGTTGCAGAAACTAAAACTATGGAATGATGGGAAAAATCATGTCATTTTTAATCTATACTCTGGCACTTGGCCTGATTATTTAGAGGACAACCTAGGTTTTGATCCTGGAATGGCTATTTTAGCAAAAGCAAGCATGTCAGTAATGAATTTCCGGCCTGGATTTGATGTATCTATACCCCTCTTCCATAAGAATCATCCAGAAAAGGGTGGTGATCCTGGTTTTGTTACCACAAACAATTTTCCAGTGTCTAAGAAGTACTTACTAGCTTTTAAAGGGAAACGCTATGTGCATGGGATTGGTTCTGAGACTCGTAATTCTCTGTATCATCTTCATAATGAGAAGGATATTGTGTTGGTGACTACGTGTCGACATGGCAAGAGCTGGAAGGACCTAAAGGATGAACGCTGTGATGAGGATAATGCTGAATATGACAG